The nucleotide sequence AACGTCGAGATCGACGACACGAAGGAGAGCACCCGCCCGTCGTGCTCGATGCGCAACGGCAGGGCGAAATACGGGTACACCTCCTCCGGGCCCGGACCGGAGCCGTGACCGGAACCGTCCGGCACGGGCTCCTCGTCCGCGCCCGGCGGCAGCGGATACGCCGCCACCTCCTCGTACAGCGCGCGCAGCGACTCCGAACGCACCAGCGCTATCTGACGCTCCATCTGGCCCAGCAGATGTCCCCGCCACTCCCGCAGGTTCCGGATCCGGGGCGCCAGACCCTCCGGGTGCAGCGTGATCCGCATCGCGTTCAGCGGCGGCGTGAGCAGGTGCTCCGGCAGCCCGTCCAGGAGCAGCCCGATGCCCCGGTTGGCCGCCACCACCGTGTACGAGCCGTCCACCACCAGCGCGGGGAACGGCTCGTACCCCTGCAACAGCCGCTCGATGCCCGCCCGCAGCGTCTCGAGCCGCGGCGCGTCGAGCGGCGACTCGGCGTACCGGGGCGCGTACCCCGCGGCGAGCAGCAGCGCGTTCCGCTCGCGGACCGGCACCTCCAGGTGCTCCGCGAGCCTCAGGACCATCTCCTCGCTCGGCCGGGACCGGCCCGTCTCCACGAACGAGATGTGCCGCGCCGAGGAGTCGGCGCGCAGGGCCAGCTCCAGCTGGCTCAGCCGCCGCTGCTCCCGCCAACCGCGCAGCAGCGGCCCTACCCCCGTGTCGCTCACGACAGTTGTCATGGCCAGACGGTATCCCAGAGGAGGACCCGGGTAGCTTTCCCCGGGGACCCCTGTCCGTCACCCGCGCCACCCTGACCGGAGGGAGCACCGCCGTGCCCACACAGCCGCTGTCGCAGAAGGAGATCGAGGACCGACTGCGGGAGCTCCCCGGCTGGTCCTTCGAGGACGACCGCCTCACCCGCGAGTACCGGCTCGACGACCACTTCGCGGCGACCGCGCTCGTCGTCCACGTGGCGCGGATCCAGCAGGAGCTCGACCACCACTCGGACCTGACCCTCGGCTACAACACCGTCGCCCTCTCCGTGAACAGCCACGACGCCGGTGGCGCCGTGACCGAGAAGGACTTCGGACTCGCCGAGCGCGTCGAACGGATCGCCCCGGGACACGGAGCCCGATAGCCCCCGCCCGCCGACGGGCTCCCGCCCCGGTGCCGGCCGGCCGTCTCCCTCGTACGATCATCCGCATGGCGGAGACCGTGCTCGACTACGAGGCCGAGGCAGCCCACTACGACCGGACCCGGGGCGGCGAACCCCGGGCCGCGGCGGCGGCCGAGGCCGTCCTGCGGCTCGTGCCGCCCGGCGCCCGCACCCTGCTCGACCTGGCCTGCGGCACCGGCCTCGTCACCGAGCGGCTCACCCGGCCCGGACTGCGGGTGTACGGGGCCGACGCCGCCCACGCCATGCTGCGGGTCGCCGCCGGGCGCGCCCCCGGCCGGGTCGTCCGCGCCGACGCCCGCCGGCTGCCGTTCCCCGATGCCTCCCTGGACGCGGTGAGCGCCGTCTGGCTGCTGCACCTCGTGCCGTTCGCGGCGGAGATCGTCGCCGAGGCGGCCCGTGTCCTGCGGCCCGGCGGCGTCCTGATCGCCACCGTCGACAAGGACGCCGCGCACGACGTCGGCAGCGACATCGACGCGGTCCTCGGCCCGCACCGCTCGGCCGAAACCGCCTCCGACCGGGCCGACCTGATCACCCGTCACGCCGACCGGCACGGCCTCGACCCCGCCCCCGGCACCCACTTCACCGGCCACGGCCAGGGCGGCACCCCGCGCGGGACCGCGCGCAAGCTCCGCGCCGGCTACTTCGCCTCCTGGTTCCCCGGCGACCCGTCGACCGTCGAGACCCTCGCCACGGCCCTGGCCGCCCTCCCGGACCAGGACCGCCCCCGCGCCGAACCCCGGTACCGCCTCGCCCGCTTCGTCCTGCGGGCCTGAGGCCTGGCGGCCGTACGGGGCCGACCGCCGGATGGGCTCTCCGCTTCGTCCGCCGGGCCTGAGACCCGGCGGCGGTACGGGGCCGGCCCCCGGGCCGACTCGGCCGTACGGGCTCAGACGTCCGCCTCGGCTCCCGCCCAGGTCGCCTCCGCGAACGCGCGGAACGAGCGCGGCTCCCGGCCGAGGACCCGCCGCACGCCGTCCGTCACCGAGGCGTTGTGCCCGTCGAGGAGCGTCGCGAACAGGGCGGCCAGCCATGCGGCCTCCGGCGCCGGGAGCCCGAACCCGGTGAGCAGCTTCGCGTAGTCGGCCCCGGACACCGCCTCGTAGGCCACCGGACGCCCCGAGGCGCGCGCGATCTCCGCCGCCACCTCCGCGAAGCCGATCGGGCGCGGCCCCGTCAGCTCGTGCACCCGCCCCGTGTGGCCGTCCCCCGTCAGCGTCTCGACGACCACGTCCGCGAGGTCGTCCACGTCGACGAACGGCTCCGCCGTGTCACCCGCGGGGAAGACGACGACGCCCTCCGCGACCCCTTCCGCGAGCAGCCCCTCGGAGAAGTTCTGCGCGAAGAACGCGGCCCGGACGACGGTCAGTTCCACCCCGACGGCCGCCGTGCGCAACGCCTCCTCCGCCACCACCGCCTCCGGCTCCCCACGGCCGGACAGCAGCGTCAGCCGACGGACGCCGTGCTCCGCGGCCAGCCGGCCGAAGACCTCCATCGCCTCCGCCGCGCCGGGCGCGGCCAGGTCCGGGTAGTACGCCACGTACGCGGCGTCCGCGCCCCGCAGCGCCGGGCCCCAGGTCTCCGGGGACTCCCAGTCGAAGGCGGTAGCGCCGGTACGGGACCCGGCGCGGACGGTCGCCCCGCGCGCCGCGAGCCGCTCGGCGACCCGCCGTCCGGTCTTGCCGGTGGCGCTGGTGACCAGAACGGTCGTCGTGCCGGTCCCGGCCGTCGTGCCCGTCGTGCTCAGTGAGTTGTTCGTCTGCGTCGTCATGGCTCAAGCCTCCCGCCCACCGCCCCCCGCGCCCATGCTCCGCCGTCTCACCCCCCTACGCGTCCGTCTCACCCCGGCCTAGGCTTGCGGTCCATGGACGCACTCGCCGGACTCCTCGACGGACCCCGCGCCCGGGGCGCCTTCCTGCTCCGCATGATCATGGAGCCGCCGTGGTCCGTACGGATCGAGGACGGCGCCCCGCTCTGCCTGATGTGCGTCACCGAGGGCGAGGCCTGGATCGTCCCCGACACCGGGGAGCCCGTCCTGCTGCGGCCCGGTGACATCGCCATCGCCCGCGGCCCGGAGCCGTACACCGTCGCCCACGCCGCGGACGCCCCGCCGAGCGCCCGGATCGGCCCGGACGGCACCTGCACCACCCTCAGCGGGGAGCCGCTGGCCGAGACCATGCGGCTCGGCGTCCGCACCTGGGGCAACGCCCCCGACGGCGGCACCACGGTCCTCGTCGGCACCTACCGGATGGACGGTGAGGTCGGCCGGCGGCTGCTCGACGCCCTGCCGGGCGTGCTCCACCTGCCCGCGGACGTGTGGAACTGCCCCCTGATGCCCTTCCTCGACGAGGAGATCGCCCGCGACGAACCCGGCCAGAGCGTCGTCCTCGACCGGGTCCTCGACCTGCTGCTCATCGCCGGGGTCCGCGCCTGGTTCTCCCGGCCCGGCGCGCGGGCCCCCGCCTGGTACCGGGCCATGGGCGACCCGGTGGTCGGCCGGGCGCTCCGGCTGCTCCAGGACGACCCCGCGCACCCCTGGACCGTCGCCTCGCTCGCCGCGAAGGCGGGGGTGTCCCGGGCCGCGCTCGCCCGCCGCTTCACCGAGCTCGTCGGCGAGCCCCCGATGGCGTACCTCACCGGCTGGCGGCTGGCGCTCGCCGCGGACCTGCTGCGCGAGACCGACGCCACCGTGGAGTCCGTCGCCCGGCAGGTCGGCTACGGCGGAGCGTTCGCCCTGAGCGCCGCGTTCAAGCGGGTCAGGGGAGTCAGCCCGCAGGAGCACCGTGCGGGAGGGTGAGGTTCTCCTTGCCGAACCGGCAACTTTTCTCGCGATCCCGGCCGACTCGTCGCACGCTGGTCCCATGAGTCAGCAGAGCGCATCCCACCAGGGCCACTCGCACGGCGAGGGCCACGGCCACCAGCACACCGACGGCCCCCAGGACACCGCCGGGCACAAGCACGCCGGCGGCAAGCCGGCCGACGGGCACAAGCACGCCCACGGCCATCACGACGGCACCCACCTGGACTGGAACCAGCTCGGCCCGCTCCTTGAGCGGCAGGCCGAGGTCGCCGGCGTGGCCTACGCGGACGCCGCCGCCTGGCTCGGCACGCTCGCCCCGGTCCCCGGCGTCCGCCGGATCCTCGACGTCGGCAGCGGCCCCGGCGTCGTCACCAGCGTGCTCGCACGGGCCTTCCCCGAGGCCGAGGCGGTGGCCGTCGACGGCACGCCCGAACTCCTCACCCGGGCCCGGGAGTACGCCGAGGCGCGCGGCCTCGGCGGCCGCGTCTCCACCCTCCACGCCGAACTCCCCGAAGGCATCGCCACGCTGGGGCGGGCGGACATCATCTGGGCGGGCAACTCCCTGCACCACCTCGGCGACCAGCGCGCCGCGCTCGCCGCGTTCGCCGGGCAGCTCAACCCCGGCGGCCTGATGGTCCTCGTCGAGGGCGGGCTGCCGACGCGGCACCTGCCCTGGCACATCGGCTTCGGCCGGCCGGGCCTGGAGGCGCGCCTCGACGCCGCCCACGCCGACTGGTTCGCGCAGATGCGCCAGGACGCGCCGGGGTTCAAGGACGAGCCGGACGACTGGCGGGCGCTCCTCGCCGACGCGGGCCTGACCCCGTCCGGCACCCGCACCTTCCTCACCGACCTCCCCGCGCCGGCCTCCCCGGTCGTGCGGGAGCTGGCCGTGTCCCACTACGAGCGGCTCCGCGACGGCTTCGGCGACCGGCTCGACCCGGAGGACCTGGCGATGATCGAGCGGCTGGTCGACCCGGCCGACGAGCTGTCCCTGCACCACCGCACCGACGTCTTCCACCTCACGGCCCGCACCGTGCACACCGCCCGCAAGGGCTGACGCCGGGGCGCGCGGAAGGTGTCAGGACACCGGCTCGAGCCGCCACCACTGGAACGGGGAGTCGGTGTCCTCCCACTGCCGTACGTCGCCGCCGTCGGCCGTCGAACCGTCGGCGACCTCCAGGAACAGCCCGCTGATGAAGCTCACCAGGGCCACCGTCCCCGGCGACTGCAGGTCCTGTTCGATGATCCACTCCTGTGCGCCGAAGTTGTTGGCCTTCCACTGCTGGATGGTGGCGCCGTTCTCCGTGGAGGCGTTGGCGACGTCGAGCCGCTTGCCACTGGCGGCGTTGACCAGGTGGTGGAGGCCGCCGCCGTTCGGCACGGGCGTGATGTGCCAGTGCTGTCCCGGCGTCCCGTTCTCGGCGCCCTGTTGCACGGGGGTACCGCTGCGGCTCGACCCCTGGTAGACCTCCAGGAGCAGGCCGCTGCCCACGTTCCGCACCCGGTAGAGGCCCCCTTCGACGGGCACCGGCGCACCACTCACCGCTTCGACTCCTTCGTTCCGCACGACCACGCCGCCGACTCTATGCCGGGGGTACGACAACGGCGCCGGAGTCCCTCGGACCCCGGCGCCGTCGGCGTACCGGCTCAGGCGCCGTCGGCGTACCGGCTCAGGCGCCGAACTCCGCCGGGTCCGGGCCCAGTCGGCGGTTCTCGTCAAGCGCGGCGATCGCCGCCAGGTCCTCGCCGTCCAGCTCGAAGTCGAACACGTCGATGTTCTCCCGGATGCGGGACGGGGTGACCGACTTGGGGATCACCACGTTCCCCAGCTGGAGGTGCCAGCGCAGCACCACCTGCGCCGGGGTCCGCCCGTGCTTGCGGCCGATCGCGACGATCGCCGGGACGTCGAGGAGACCCCGGCCCGAACCGAGCGGCGACCACGCCTCGGTCGCGATGCCGTGCCGTGCGTGCGCCGCGCGGGAGGCCTCCTGGGGGAGCTGGGGGTGCAGCTCGATCTGGTTGACCGCGGGCACGACCGAGGTCTCGTCGATCAGCCGCTCCAGGTGCTCGGGGAGGAAGTTCGAGACGCCGATGGCCTTGGCGCGGCCGTCCGCGTAGATCTTCTCGAAGGCCCGGTACGTGTCGACGTACCGGGCCCGCGAGGGCACCGGCCAGTGGATCAGGTAGAGGTCGACGTGATCGAGGCCCAGCTTGTCGAGCGAGGCGTCGAAGGCGCGCAGCGTCGC is from Streptomyces venezuelae ATCC 10712 and encodes:
- a CDS encoding helix-turn-helix domain-containing protein, whose protein sequence is MTTVVSDTGVGPLLRGWREQRRLSQLELALRADSSARHISFVETGRSRPSEEMVLRLAEHLEVPVRERNALLLAAGYAPRYAESPLDAPRLETLRAGIERLLQGYEPFPALVVDGSYTVVAANRGIGLLLDGLPEHLLTPPLNAMRITLHPEGLAPRIRNLREWRGHLLGQMERQIALVRSESLRALYEEVAAYPLPPGADEEPVPDGSGHGSGPGPEEVYPYFALPLRIEHDGRVLSFVSSISTFNTPLDVTVAELAIETFLPADPATVAYLRSLPPLD
- a CDS encoding RICIN domain-containing protein, which encodes MSGAPVPVEGGLYRVRNVGSGLLLEVYQGSSRSGTPVQQGAENGTPGQHWHITPVPNGGGLHHLVNAASGKRLDVANASTENGATIQQWKANNFGAQEWIIEQDLQSPGTVALVSFISGLFLEVADGSTADGGDVRQWEDTDSPFQWWRLEPVS
- a CDS encoding AraC family transcriptional regulator, yielding MDALAGLLDGPRARGAFLLRMIMEPPWSVRIEDGAPLCLMCVTEGEAWIVPDTGEPVLLRPGDIAIARGPEPYTVAHAADAPPSARIGPDGTCTTLSGEPLAETMRLGVRTWGNAPDGGTTVLVGTYRMDGEVGRRLLDALPGVLHLPADVWNCPLMPFLDEEIARDEPGQSVVLDRVLDLLLIAGVRAWFSRPGARAPAWYRAMGDPVVGRALRLLQDDPAHPWTVASLAAKAGVSRAALARRFTELVGEPPMAYLTGWRLALAADLLRETDATVESVARQVGYGGAFALSAAFKRVRGVSPQEHRAGG
- a CDS encoding aldo/keto reductase, which encodes MPQLGFGVWQVPDDEAATAVATALEAGYRSIDTAAAYGNEKGTGSALTASGIPREDLFVTTKVWNDDQGYDATLRAFDASLDKLGLDHVDLYLIHWPVPSRARYVDTYRAFEKIYADGRAKAIGVSNFLPEHLERLIDETSVVPAVNQIELHPQLPQEASRAAHARHGIATEAWSPLGSGRGLLDVPAIVAIGRKHGRTPAQVVLRWHLQLGNVVIPKSVTPSRIRENIDVFDFELDGEDLAAIAALDENRRLGPDPAEFGA
- a CDS encoding class I SAM-dependent methyltransferase; translation: MSQQSASHQGHSHGEGHGHQHTDGPQDTAGHKHAGGKPADGHKHAHGHHDGTHLDWNQLGPLLERQAEVAGVAYADAAAWLGTLAPVPGVRRILDVGSGPGVVTSVLARAFPEAEAVAVDGTPELLTRAREYAEARGLGGRVSTLHAELPEGIATLGRADIIWAGNSLHHLGDQRAALAAFAGQLNPGGLMVLVEGGLPTRHLPWHIGFGRPGLEARLDAAHADWFAQMRQDAPGFKDEPDDWRALLADAGLTPSGTRTFLTDLPAPASPVVRELAVSHYERLRDGFGDRLDPEDLAMIERLVDPADELSLHHRTDVFHLTARTVHTARKG
- a CDS encoding class I SAM-dependent methyltransferase; the encoded protein is MLDYEAEAAHYDRTRGGEPRAAAAAEAVLRLVPPGARTLLDLACGTGLVTERLTRPGLRVYGADAAHAMLRVAAGRAPGRVVRADARRLPFPDASLDAVSAVWLLHLVPFAAEIVAEAARVLRPGGVLIATVDKDAAHDVGSDIDAVLGPHRSAETASDRADLITRHADRHGLDPAPGTHFTGHGQGGTPRGTARKLRAGYFASWFPGDPSTVETLATALAALPDQDRPRAEPRYRLARFVLRA
- a CDS encoding NmrA family transcriptional regulator, whose amino-acid sequence is MTTQTNNSLSTTGTTAGTGTTTVLVTSATGKTGRRVAERLAARGATVRAGSRTGATAFDWESPETWGPALRGADAAYVAYYPDLAAPGAAEAMEVFGRLAAEHGVRRLTLLSGRGEPEAVVAEEALRTAAVGVELTVVRAAFFAQNFSEGLLAEGVAEGVVVFPAGDTAEPFVDVDDLADVVVETLTGDGHTGRVHELTGPRPIGFAEVAAEIARASGRPVAYEAVSGADYAKLLTGFGLPAPEAAWLAALFATLLDGHNASVTDGVRRVLGREPRSFRAFAEATWAGAEADV
- a CDS encoding 4a-hydroxytetrahydrobiopterin dehydratase, whose product is MPTQPLSQKEIEDRLRELPGWSFEDDRLTREYRLDDHFAATALVVHVARIQQELDHHSDLTLGYNTVALSVNSHDAGGAVTEKDFGLAERVERIAPGHGAR